One Acanthochromis polyacanthus isolate Apoly-LR-REF ecotype Palm Island chromosome 6, KAUST_Apoly_ChrSc, whole genome shotgun sequence DNA segment encodes these proteins:
- the rhoab gene encoding rho-related GTP-binding protein RhoA-B → MAAIRKKLVIVGDGACGKTCLLIVFSKDQFPEVYVPTVFENYVADIEVDGKQVELALWDTAGQEDYDRLRPLSYPDTDVILMCFSIDSPDSLENIPEKWTPEVKHFCPNVPIILVGNKKDLRNDEHTRRELAKMKQEPVKSEEGREMAGRIAAFGYMECSAKTKDGVREVFEMATRAALQARRGKKSNKCVLL, encoded by the exons ATGGCAGCCATCCGTAAGAAGCTGGTCATAGTGGGGGATGGAGCTTGTGGGAAGACATGTCTCCTGATCGTCTTCAGCAAGGACCAGTTCCCTGAAGTCTACGTTCCCACCGTGTTTGAGAACTACGTCGCTGACATCGAGGTGGACGGCAAACAG GTGGAGTTGGCTCTCTGGGACACGGCTGGTCAGGAGGACTACGACAGGCTGAGGCCTCTCTCCTATCCAGACACTGACGTCATCCTCATGTGCTTCTCCATAGACAGCCCCGACAGCTTGG AAAACATTCCAGAGAAGTGGACCCCAGAGGTGAAACACTTCTGTCCAAACGTTCCCATCATCCTGGTGGGAAACAAGAAAGACCTGCGCAACGACGAGCACACACGCCGAGAGCTGGCCAAGATGAAACAG GAGCCAGTGAAGTCAGAGGAGGGTCGGGAGATGGCCGGACGGATCGCAGCGTTCGGCTACATGGAGTGCTCCGCTAAGACCAAGGATGGCGTGCGGGAGGTGTTTGAGATGGCCACCAGGGCGGCGCTGCAGGCTCGCCGTGGAAAGAAGAGCAATAAatgtgtgctgctgtaa